The DNA region CAAAAAGATATTCTGGAAATTAAGGAAGATTACATCAAAGACCTTAGCTTTCATTACGTTACCGATATGAGAGATGTGATAACCCTGGCCCTGCTTAATGAAAAGGTTAAAAATCCGATAAATCTTACCGTTAAAGAAGACGAAAAAACAGCCATTAATTAAAGCGGGGCTATTTCCCGGCATAAAACAAAAAAGTTTTACAGGTACACGCTGTAAAACTTTTTTGTTTTAGAAGTTCTTCATGACAAGGTATCAAAATATAATGCCCAACTTAAAATAGTGTTCGCGGCTTGAAGTTTAATTTTCACTTGTAATCTCAACCCCGTCCCTTATTGCCGCTTCAAGTATATCAATGTTTATATCTTTTAAATTATTGAACTTAATACAATACCCCGTCACGCTCGCTTTACCTATTTCTTTTCCATATGTTTGGGATAAATAATTTTTATCCTTAATACCAAGTATGTAGATAGAAATCCCCGTAGTGTTGGCGCTCATACCAACCTGAAAAAACTCCCTGATTGTTCCGTTAGCATATTTTATGGTGTAAGATCCATATCCCACATTAGGGTTGCTAACAACCCGGCCGTCAGTGTTTCTACCATCCTCAAACCATAATTTACATCCCGGTAATACTTGAAGTATGCGCCTATGCAAAATTTGCATATCACTACGTTTTGGTTCAGGTTGGCTGGTGATGTACTCTTCGGTTTGTTGCTGCACGTTCATATAAATATGGGATTATGGTTGCTTACTTGTCTTTTAAATTTCGTTTTATTTTTAGTAAAACCCTAATTCATTCTTTTACTTTTTATCGTTGTAATTTTCTCTTTGTTTTGATTCATCAGGCAAATTTTGAACTGAAACATTAGCTAAATTTATAACTGCTTTATTTGCATCGGGTTTTTTATATATTAGCGCACATATATACTATTATACTATATAAACCCCAATGCCTAATAAACTATTTTTAACACTGGTATGCCTGCTAAGCGCTACCTGTTTATTTGCACAAACCCGCGGTCATGAATTTGGTATCCAATCTGACAATGATTCATTCCTTGGTCAGGGATCTGACAGGTACTACACCAATGGTATTTTCTTTTACTACCGAAAGGCGTTAACCGTAAAGCCATCCGAAAATTCGCTCCAAAACAAAGTTTTAGGGTTCGAGTTAGGGCAAAAAATGTTCAATCCCCAATCGGGCTTTGTACGCGGGCCATTTGATATTGACAGGCCGTTTGCTGCATATACTTATTTAGGCTCAACCCTTAACTTACTGTACAAAAACGAAAGTAACCTGAAGCTTGGTGCCCAGATAGGCCTGGTAGGCCCGGCCGCAGGCGGCGAACCTGTGCAAAAGCTTATTCACAACACCTTTGGTTTTTACAAACTTAACGGCTGGCAATACCAGATCAAAAACGATGTGGAGCTCAACCTTTCAGCCGAGTATAATAAGCTGCTGGCCCGTGCCTCATGGATTGACCTGAGCTTTAGCTCGTATGCCAGCCTGGGTAACGGCTTTACAGGCGCGGGTGCCGGGGGTATCGTACGCCTGGGAAATTTCAACCAACTGTTCAATTCCATCAGTACCCAAAGTACGGTATCAACCGGCGGCGAAGAAAAATTACTGCACAAGCACGAGATCTTTTTTTACTACAAGCCTTTAGCTAATTTGGTTGGTTATGATGCAACCATCCAGGGCAGCCTGTTCCGCAAACATGACGACCCAAACAGTCTGGAAGTTGTTTCAGAAAAGAAACCGTTTATATTTAGCCAGCAGGTAGGTATAGCTTTTACAACCAGCCGTTTTGCGTTTGATATAGCAGCTATATTCCACACCAAAGACACTAAAGAAATGCTCCGCTCGCATCAATGGGGATCAATTACCGGATTTTATAGGTTTAAGTAATGTCGTAATTTGAAAATGCGTTGATTTGAAATTTGAAGATAGTCCTGCCATTTTTCACAGAATCGGTGGCTCAATTTAAGCTTACATATGCACTTTTCATTTTCAAATTTCCAAATTGGCGAATTTTCAAATTAACTACTCCCTAAAATCATTTTTCCTATTCTCCTTCTTTACCGATTGCATTTTCTTGCTGTCCAGCCTCGCAGCTTTGGCGGCTTTACTTACTTTAGTGGGTTTACGCATTTTGGGCTTTTGAAGGGCTTTTGTTAGCAGCGATGTTAACTTTTCAATTGCTTTTTCTTTATTGAGATACTGGCTTCGCTCTTCATCACATATTACCTGCACATAACCATCTTTGTTAAGCCGGTTTTGAAGTTTTTCGGTTAGCAGCAGCTTTTCCTCATCGTTAAACAAAGCGGACGAACCAATTGAAAATAACAGTTCAACCTTGCTCGAAACCTTATTTACATTTTGGCCGCCCTTTCCCCCGCTTCTTGATGTTTTGTAGCTCGTTTCCTTTTGGAGATCGGCTTTGTTAAAATTCATCTTCAAAAATAAGTCTTATTGACTTACCACTATCGGGCCATTTGCTAATAATTTACTATTTTAGCGGCTCTATGAACAACAATATCGTAGTAGCCATTGATGGTTATTCTTCGTGCGGGAAAAGCACCCTGGCAAAAGCCTTAGCAAAAGAGCTTCATTTTATCTATGTTGATAGCGGCGCTATGTACCGTGCCGTAACCTTATACTTTTTAAGGCATAACATTGACCTTGAAGATCATGCCCAGATAGCGGACGCGTTGCATAATATCCATCTTAATTTTCATACGCAAAACCATAAAACCTTTATTACCTTAAATGAAGAGGACGTGTCTGAAGAGATTCGCCAGATGCACGTAGCTGATAAAGTTAGCTCGGTAGCAGCTATAAAAGAAGTGCGCGCAGCCATGGTAAGGCAACAGCAGCGTTTAGGCCGCTCCAAAAATATTATTATGGATGGCCGCGATATCGGTACAGTAGTATTCCCGGATGCCCAGGTGAAACTGTTCATGACTGCCGATCCGAAGATCCGCGCCGAACGTAGATATAAAGAGTTGTCACCAACCAATCCTAATATTACTTTAGAAGAAGTTTTTGATAACCTTGCACACCGCGATTACCAGGACACCACGCGCGAGGAAAGTCCCCTTACCCGCGCCGAAGATGCCATTATATTAGATAACACCGACCTGAGCCAGGATGAGCAATTGATGTTTGCCATAAGCCATATTGAACCGTTTATTGCGGAGTAGCGGTTGGTGATTGGAGGTTAGAGATTGGAGATTAGTTTCTTTTCAGAGATAAGAGATTAGATTTACCCTTGAATAAAAAAGCGTCATAAGCAAAAACCTTATGACGCTTTTTTATTCAGAAACTGATGATTATATCAGAAGCCAATCTCCCCAATTAATCAGTGTAATCAAAAATCAATCGGTGAAATCTCGGAAAAAAATCAACGTAATCAAAAAAATCAACGGTTAAACTTCTCCGCCTTCACCCCAAACCTATTCAAAAAATCTACCCCCTCGTCGCTCGCTAAGCCTTTATATTCGGCATATGATTTATCATAATAAACCTGGGTAATCCCGGCCGAATAGATGAGCCTTGCGCAAGGCAAACATGGCGACAGCGTGGTATACAAGGTAGCGCCTTCAAGTCGCGCGCCATTTTTTACCGCATAAAGTATCGCGTTTTCTTCGGCATGCAATGCAAGTGAACAGCTGCCTTTTGAATCGCGCGCACAACCTGTCTCCGGCCATTCCACATCACAATTATGTGTACCCGCCGGCGGGCCGTTATAGCCTATGGAAATAATCCGCGTATCACGCGTTAAAACCGCCCCCACATGCGCCTTAACACAATGCGACCGCTCGGCCAGATCAGTGGCCAGGTTCATGAAAATCTGATCGAAGCTGGGTTTTGTCATCGGTGATCGGAGGTTAGAGATTTGAGATTAGTTAAAATTATTATAAAAAGAAAGAGGTTGAAAATTAAAGGCCTAACCTCTAATCTCCAACCTCTAATCTCTAAAAATATTAATGTCCGCCTTTAACTTCAACGTGGTCAAGGTCGATACCCTGATGACGGAGTTCGCGGCTAACTTTCCATGCAAAATAAGCAAGATATGCAAAGCCTAATACAGGTACTATGTAAGAGAAATGGATCCCGCTCATACCTGGTATAACATTACTTGCGCCATCGGCAACTTTGCCTTGCAACGGCGGGATGATAGAACCCCCTAAGATCATCATGATCAAAAATGCCGAGCCCTGGCTGGTGTATTTACCCAAACCTGTAATAGCTAATGAGAAAATTGATGGCCACATGATAGAGCAGCATAAACCACCGCTAATAAAAGCAAAGGTAGCTACCTTACCTGTAGTAAATAAACCAATAAGCATGAACGCAACGCCCAGCAAACCAAGTACAGATAAGGTACGGGTTGGCTTTTGCTGACCGATAAAGAAAGCAACGATCAGGATAGCTACGCAAATTGCATAAGCGTAAAGATGGCTTACATTAGCACCTGAAAAAATATTCACGAGCAATACTATGCCAAATGCAAGGAAAGGAATTAAAACATATAAAATGTACTTAACCGATTTTGAGAGATTGAACGCGTCGATAGATCCGGCAAAACGCCCGATCATCAAACTACCCCAGTATAATGAAATATACGGTGCAATATCCGATTCGGCGAAAGAACCAAACTCCGGGGTTTTCAATAATGAACCCATGTTACTTTGAATAGTTACCTCGGTACCTACATAAGTAAATATGGCCAGCATACCTAATATTAACTGTGGATATTGCATGGCGCCCCAGCCTTCCTTACTCTTTTTAGCGGCGAAAATAGTACCTATCAGTGTAAATACAATTATAGCTAACGAAGCATATACAAAATATTGGCTTGGTATGCCTATAGCTTTGCTGATAGGATCGGCTGCAAGTATCAAACAAAACGCTACAAACATCACCAGCAATGGTGTATTTGCTTTTGAGCTTGATTCGATCTTTTCATCGCTGGTAACCTTTGGCAGGTTCGAAAACCAGAAGAACAAAGCAACTGCTATGAACAAGCCTGCTAACAGATAATACAGGTTATTGATTGATGATATTTTAACATCAGCCGCGGCAGTTTTAGCCGTGGCCGAACCAAATAATACCACACTTACTACCACGGGGCCCAATAAAGCGCCAATGTTGTTGATACTGCCTGCAAAGTTTAAACGATTTGAACCGGTTTCGGGAGGTCCTAATGCAACAACAAATGGGTTTGCAGCTGTTTGCTGTAACGAAAAACCAACAGCGATAATAAAGAATACAGCCAGGATAAAACCAAACGCGCCAGAAGCTACGGCAGGGATCATAGCCAATGCACCAACAGCCGAAACAACGAGGCCTAAAATGATACCATTTTTGTAACCTAACTTGTTCATGATATCAACCTTGCTTGCCTGAGAAGCAAAGTAAAGTATCAATGAACCGATGAAATACCCACCGTAAAATGTAAAGTCGATAAGTTGTGATTCGAACTGGGTAAGGTGAAAGTGCTCTTTACAGAAAGGTATGAAAATACCATTGGAGGCGGCTAAAAAGCCCCAAAAGAAAAACACGGTAATCAGCGTATACAGGGCTGTACCGTAGTTCTTAGCATTGTTTTGTTCCATTTTAAAATAGGTTGTACAGATTTGATTTTTGAATTTCTAAACATAATTCAATTTTGGTAAAACTCTCTGGTCTTTTTTTAAATAAATTAAATCACAATTTTAACTTTCGTTGTTTATGAGATAAAATTGCATATTCGCAATGTTCAAAAAAGAACAAAGCTTAACTTAATGATAAAAGCCATTGTTTCGGGTATCGGGTTTGGATTAGTACTTACATTTATTACCGGCCCGGTTTTTTTTGCGCTCATTAAAACCAGTATCGAAAAAGGGTTTCATGCCGGTGTTTCGCTTGCCCTTGGTGTGGTTTGCAGCGATGTGGTTTTTGTAGGAGCAATCCTGTTTGGTTCGCAATATATCGATGTATCTGACCATACCAAAGTTATAGCAGGCGTTGTAGGCAGCGCCATATTATTCGCGCTTGGCCTATATTACATGTTCAAAAAAAGCGAGATCAATTATGAAAACAAAGTCCCATCAGGCGCCGACCGCTTTGGTTACGTACTTAAAGGTTTCCTGATGTGCATTTTTAACCCTACCCTCCTCTTCCACTGGACGGTAGTGATCGGCGCGGCCAGTACCACATTCCTGGTGGGTACCCCGCACAGGTCGTTTCATATAGCTGTTATGTTTTTAACCATACTGATCATCCAGTTTGGTATGGATACCCTCAAAGCCTTTTACGCCAATAAGCTCCGGGCACGCATTTCGGTTAAGTTTATCCACCGTTTAAATGAGGTTGCAGGTATTGCCCTTATTATCGCCTCGCTGGTGTTGATTGATAAGCTGGTTACCCATTTTGTATTTGCGGCACCGGCAGGATCATAGGAAACTTTTCTATCAGTATTCACTACATTTACTTTAAACCATAAACCTTATTGTCATGT from Mucilaginibacter sp. SJ includes:
- a CDS encoding DUF1801 domain-containing protein produces the protein MNVQQQTEEYITSQPEPKRSDMQILHRRILQVLPGCKLWFEDGRNTDGRVVSNPNVGYGSYTIKYANGTIREFFQVGMSANTTGISIYILGIKDKNYLSQTYGKEIGKASVTGYCIKFNNLKDINIDILEAAIRDGVEITSEN
- a CDS encoding deoxycytidylate deaminase, with product MTKPSFDQIFMNLATDLAERSHCVKAHVGAVLTRDTRIISIGYNGPPAGTHNCDVEWPETGCARDSKGSCSLALHAEENAILYAVKNGARLEGATLYTTLSPCLPCARLIYSAGITQVYYDKSYAEYKGLASDEGVDFLNRFGVKAEKFNR
- a CDS encoding LysE family translocator; translated protein: MIKAIVSGIGFGLVLTFITGPVFFALIKTSIEKGFHAGVSLALGVVCSDVVFVGAILFGSQYIDVSDHTKVIAGVVGSAILFALGLYYMFKKSEINYENKVPSGADRFGYVLKGFLMCIFNPTLLFHWTVVIGAASTTFLVGTPHRSFHIAVMFLTILIIQFGMDTLKAFYANKLRARISVKFIHRLNEVAGIALIIASLVLIDKLVTHFVFAAPAGS
- the arfB gene encoding alternative ribosome rescue aminoacyl-tRNA hydrolase ArfB; this translates as MNFNKADLQKETSYKTSRSGGKGGQNVNKVSSKVELLFSIGSSALFNDEEKLLLTEKLQNRLNKDGYVQVICDEERSQYLNKEKAIEKLTSLLTKALQKPKMRKPTKVSKAAKAARLDSKKMQSVKKENRKNDFRE
- the cmk gene encoding (d)CMP kinase, which codes for MNNNIVVAIDGYSSCGKSTLAKALAKELHFIYVDSGAMYRAVTLYFLRHNIDLEDHAQIADALHNIHLNFHTQNHKTFITLNEEDVSEEIRQMHVADKVSSVAAIKEVRAAMVRQQQRLGRSKNIIMDGRDIGTVVFPDAQVKLFMTADPKIRAERRYKELSPTNPNITLEEVFDNLAHRDYQDTTREESPLTRAEDAIILDNTDLSQDEQLMFAISHIEPFIAE
- a CDS encoding lipid A deacylase LpxR family protein, giving the protein MPNKLFLTLVCLLSATCLFAQTRGHEFGIQSDNDSFLGQGSDRYYTNGIFFYYRKALTVKPSENSLQNKVLGFELGQKMFNPQSGFVRGPFDIDRPFAAYTYLGSTLNLLYKNESNLKLGAQIGLVGPAAGGEPVQKLIHNTFGFYKLNGWQYQIKNDVELNLSAEYNKLLARASWIDLSFSSYASLGNGFTGAGAGGIVRLGNFNQLFNSISTQSTVSTGGEEKLLHKHEIFFYYKPLANLVGYDATIQGSLFRKHDDPNSLEVVSEKKPFIFSQQVGIAFTTSRFAFDIAAIFHTKDTKEMLRSHQWGSITGFYRFK
- a CDS encoding MFS transporter, with translation MEQNNAKNYGTALYTLITVFFFWGFLAASNGIFIPFCKEHFHLTQFESQLIDFTFYGGYFIGSLILYFASQASKVDIMNKLGYKNGIILGLVVSAVGALAMIPAVASGAFGFILAVFFIIAVGFSLQQTAANPFVVALGPPETGSNRLNFAGSINNIGALLGPVVVSVVLFGSATAKTAAADVKISSINNLYYLLAGLFIAVALFFWFSNLPKVTSDEKIESSSKANTPLLVMFVAFCLILAADPISKAIGIPSQYFVYASLAIIVFTLIGTIFAAKKSKEGWGAMQYPQLILGMLAIFTYVGTEVTIQSNMGSLLKTPEFGSFAESDIAPYISLYWGSLMIGRFAGSIDAFNLSKSVKYILYVLIPFLAFGIVLLVNIFSGANVSHLYAYAICVAILIVAFFIGQQKPTRTLSVLGLLGVAFMLIGLFTTGKVATFAFISGGLCCSIMWPSIFSLAITGLGKYTSQGSAFLIMMILGGSIIPPLQGKVADGASNVIPGMSGIHFSYIVPVLGFAYLAYFAWKVSRELRHQGIDLDHVEVKGGH